Proteins encoded within one genomic window of Aerococcus viridans:
- a CDS encoding exonuclease domain-containing protein has product MTTTYAVLDLETTGSTYDNGDRIIQIGVAFVQNGQVVDQFATDIFPNQEIPREITKLTGITNEQVKRAPKFEAVAEILWQKLSNTVIVAHNIGFDYKFLDKSFQAHGYPAMTHDRVDTVEMVRTLFPTADSYKLGEFCLAHGIQLENAHTAIDDAVATAHILIMCQEKVATMPVELFAQLQPFLHYFIGQTGDYMALWFKDHKGAKRPCEYIAPFVLNPKSANFHIFPAGFGTKEASYLQADDLKVIEANHGVSLAPLQKTMVKDVAPFFHEQATTSTDTNKRPKYAFLTANAGVGKSLAYVVSALSADDTASQQNGAKSGVNNWQTQVVISTSTVILQHQFLDKTVQLAANLLGKPLKTVILKGQNHFIQLTKLQKYTQQLKQHPEAALKRDVLISVALFVWLHETETGDLHELNPGLNNEVYWQNVNRQSKGSRNDEIQKWAEYAFYERHVTEAKSADIVILNHAYFVYHYQDLIDQAILTEKAKVIIDECHQLPVTVHQQQIKTLQSKEVEETLTAMERMVHRLMDKVVSNNVKIQAVDKLYHVEKNLQEAWDNLDRFIDQISDKFQTKSYYQRHTAQKSYYIAYDYYLVANWRESAQKAVTAMSKMVSPLKVIARQLYQMEILTKRAYQQILGQLNQYDYAIQIWLETTKSSENYYADLQVNFGKHNVQVTIDRKLYTSQSHLAAIFQAIPSKMLLVSASLEIVRSKNMIQSLFGIEDFAWYSFMEDSYTQQFVQGRNHQIRGYYLEDFLSIDKYNEDQAAMVIADLVETLWTNRKTMRKIQVFFQSRSLMRATQFEMKQRMARSDYGNLIVQNNQRNLDRLARQYEDSSRAILFAVASFQEGVHLNAKTDAFVLTRLPFSAPGTPDELAKQDYLKSLGDNYFDDVALPDMLMNLTQIFGRMAASGSQDAIFISLDKRLEKAAYADQIADVMPDALNMQTVKLQELKRID; this is encoded by the coding sequence GTGACAACCACTTATGCGGTTCTGGACTTAGAAACAACAGGATCTACATATGATAACGGTGACCGCATTATTCAAATTGGGGTAGCCTTTGTTCAGAACGGGCAGGTTGTGGATCAATTTGCTACGGATATCTTTCCTAACCAAGAAATTCCACGTGAAATTACTAAGTTGACCGGGATTACCAATGAACAAGTCAAGCGGGCGCCAAAGTTTGAAGCAGTTGCAGAAATCCTTTGGCAAAAGCTTTCCAACACGGTCATTGTTGCCCATAATATTGGCTTTGATTACAAATTTTTAGACAAGAGCTTCCAAGCTCACGGTTACCCAGCTATGACCCATGACCGGGTAGATACTGTGGAAATGGTGCGGACCCTTTTCCCAACGGCAGATTCCTATAAACTTGGTGAATTCTGTCTAGCCCACGGCATCCAACTTGAAAATGCCCATACGGCCATTGATGATGCAGTGGCAACCGCCCATATTTTGATTATGTGTCAGGAAAAAGTAGCCACCATGCCAGTCGAGTTATTCGCCCAACTTCAGCCATTCTTACATTATTTTATCGGGCAAACCGGCGACTACATGGCCTTATGGTTTAAAGACCACAAGGGGGCCAAACGTCCTTGCGAATACATCGCGCCATTTGTCTTGAATCCAAAATCAGCCAATTTTCATATTTTTCCTGCTGGCTTTGGGACAAAAGAAGCTAGCTATTTACAAGCTGATGATTTAAAGGTGATTGAAGCCAATCACGGGGTAAGCTTAGCGCCCCTTCAAAAGACCATGGTCAAAGATGTAGCACCATTTTTTCATGAGCAAGCGACCACTTCTACAGACACGAATAAAAGACCTAAATACGCCTTTCTAACGGCCAATGCAGGAGTAGGAAAATCCTTGGCCTACGTGGTATCGGCCTTATCAGCTGATGATACGGCTAGTCAACAAAACGGGGCTAAGTCTGGGGTAAATAACTGGCAAACTCAAGTGGTCATTTCAACCTCAACAGTGATCTTACAGCACCAGTTCTTGGATAAAACCGTCCAATTAGCGGCCAATTTATTAGGAAAACCCTTGAAAACAGTTATTTTAAAAGGGCAAAACCACTTTATCCAATTGACGAAATTGCAGAAATACACTCAACAGTTAAAGCAACATCCAGAAGCGGCCTTAAAACGAGATGTCTTAATTTCAGTGGCCCTTTTTGTCTGGTTGCATGAAACCGAAACAGGTGACTTGCATGAACTGAATCCTGGCTTGAACAATGAGGTCTACTGGCAAAATGTCAACCGCCAATCAAAAGGCAGCCGAAATGATGAAATTCAAAAGTGGGCAGAATATGCTTTCTATGAGCGACATGTGACGGAAGCCAAGTCTGCAGACATCGTGATTTTAAACCACGCTTACTTTGTCTACCATTACCAAGATTTAATTGACCAAGCTATTTTGACAGAAAAAGCTAAGGTCATTATTGACGAATGCCATCAATTACCAGTCACCGTCCACCAACAACAGATTAAGACCCTCCAATCGAAAGAGGTGGAGGAAACTTTGACGGCGATGGAACGAATGGTGCACCGGTTGATGGACAAGGTAGTCTCCAACAATGTGAAAATCCAGGCAGTCGACAAACTCTACCATGTAGAGAAAAATTTGCAGGAAGCCTGGGACAATTTAGACCGGTTCATCGATCAAATTTCGGATAAATTCCAAACCAAGTCTTACTACCAACGGCATACGGCGCAAAAGTCCTATTATATTGCCTATGACTATTATCTAGTAGCCAATTGGCGTGAATCGGCGCAAAAGGCAGTTACAGCCATGTCTAAGATGGTATCACCTTTGAAGGTCATTGCGAGACAGCTTTACCAAATGGAAATTTTGACCAAGCGGGCCTACCAGCAAATACTTGGCCAGTTAAACCAGTACGATTACGCAATTCAAATCTGGCTAGAAACAACTAAATCAAGTGAAAATTATTATGCGGACTTACAAGTCAACTTCGGCAAACACAATGTCCAAGTGACCATTGACCGCAAATTGTACACCAGTCAGTCTCATTTAGCGGCTATTTTCCAAGCGATTCCAAGCAAAATGTTATTGGTATCGGCGTCACTTGAGATCGTCCGGTCTAAAAATATGATCCAGTCATTATTTGGTATCGAGGACTTTGCCTGGTATTCTTTCATGGAAGATTCGTACACCCAGCAATTTGTCCAAGGCCGGAACCATCAAATTCGTGGCTATTACCTGGAAGATTTCCTCTCTATCGACAAATACAATGAAGACCAGGCTGCTATGGTGATTGCTGATTTGGTGGAAACCTTATGGACCAATCGCAAAACTATGCGGAAAATCCAAGTCTTCTTCCAGTCTAGGTCTTTGATGCGGGCAACGCAATTTGAAATGAAGCAGCGGATGGCTCGGTCTGACTATGGCAACCTGATTGTTCAAAACAATCAACGCAATCTAGACCGGTTAGCCCGTCAGTATGAAGACAGTTCACGAGCCATTTTATTCGCAGTGGCTAGTTTCCAAGAAGGGGTCCATCTCAATGCCAAAACGGACGCCTTTGTCCTAACCAGACTACCATTCTCAGCGCCAGGTACGCCAGATGAATTGGCCAAGCAAGATTATCTAAAATCACTGGGCGATAACTATTTTGATGATGTGGCCTTACCGGATATGTTAATGAATTTAACGCAAATCTTTGGCCGGATGGCCGCGTCGGGTAGCCAAGATGCTATCTTTATCTCACTCGATAAACGGTTAGAAAAGGCAGCATATGCTGACCAAATTGCTGATGTGATGCCGGATGCTCTAAACATGCAGACGGTAAAACTTCAGGAATTGAAGCGGATAGATTAA
- a CDS encoding tetratricopeptide repeat protein, translating to MDQLVNEFITYIQQNEIEKANVVFEKILGQLEKEDAQVMAQTGYSLAQLGFVDYANEIYTVGEDRFPEEDSWILLKGELALDNGQVEESIDELLKITPESPLYVDALLLQADAYQMYNLPEVALVKLSEARELAPNQPVILYGIAELRFQQGEFQQALPLYERLLQSEETPESLFETIEAHFAYAKAATGDFEEAIELIEATPENDRTDEQQEQLAFYYVETENFEKANTILEALYEDDKLSDGLLAVFAQVKNAFHDHDGALEMIDKAILVNPYEARLYFQKAEFAQQIGNRETAREALELALDIDPDYGQALVLLLQLLIDDEDYGTARALIQDMDEKGIEFDRYVWMKAKVFQELEEFDFANQAYTDAYPQLKEDMSFLHDYFDFLREAGDWHRIEAIFKEQSDLAQRPDFQDVYESLQDWLAENEGF from the coding sequence TTGGACCAATTAGTGAATGAATTTATTACGTATATACAGCAAAATGAGATTGAAAAGGCCAATGTGGTTTTTGAAAAAATCTTAGGACAGCTTGAAAAAGAAGATGCCCAAGTTATGGCGCAAACGGGATACAGCCTGGCGCAATTAGGCTTTGTGGATTATGCCAATGAGATTTATACAGTGGGAGAAGACAGATTTCCTGAGGAAGATTCATGGATCTTATTGAAGGGTGAGTTAGCCCTAGATAATGGTCAAGTGGAAGAATCGATTGATGAGTTATTGAAAATTACGCCAGAGAGTCCCTTGTATGTGGATGCTTTGTTATTACAGGCGGATGCTTATCAAATGTATAATTTGCCGGAAGTGGCCTTGGTCAAATTGAGTGAAGCGCGGGAATTAGCGCCAAACCAACCGGTGATTTTATATGGGATTGCGGAATTACGGTTCCAACAGGGTGAATTCCAACAAGCCTTGCCGTTATATGAGCGGTTATTGCAGTCTGAGGAGACGCCAGAATCTTTATTTGAAACTATTGAAGCCCATTTTGCTTATGCTAAGGCGGCAACGGGGGACTTTGAAGAAGCCATTGAATTAATTGAAGCGACACCTGAAAATGATCGGACAGATGAGCAACAAGAACAATTAGCCTTCTATTATGTGGAAACAGAAAACTTTGAAAAAGCCAATACCATTTTAGAGGCCTTGTATGAAGACGATAAATTATCGGACGGGTTACTAGCGGTTTTTGCTCAAGTGAAGAATGCCTTTCATGACCATGATGGGGCTTTGGAGATGATCGACAAGGCTATTTTGGTGAACCCATATGAAGCTCGTTTGTATTTCCAAAAGGCTGAATTTGCTCAACAAATTGGAAACCGGGAAACGGCTCGAGAGGCTTTGGAATTGGCTTTAGATATCGATCCTGACTACGGCCAGGCTTTAGTATTGCTACTGCAATTATTGATTGATGACGAGGACTACGGAACAGCCCGAGCCTTGATTCAAGATATGGATGAAAAAGGGATCGAGTTTGACCGTTATGTTTGGATGAAGGCTAAAGTCTTCCAAGAGTTAGAAGAATTTGACTTTGCTAACCAAGCCTACACCGATGCTTACCCACAGTTGAAAGAAGATATGTCCTTCTTACATGACTATTTCGACTTTTTACGAGAAGCAGGGGACTGGCACCGAATTGAAGCAATCTTTAAAGAACAAAGTGACTTAGCCCAAAGACCAGACTTCCAAGATGTTTATGAAAGTTTACAAGATTGGTTGGCTGAAAACGAAGGTTTTTAA
- a CDS encoding CCA tRNA nucleotidyltransferase, with translation MTNSQEFTKAAPIIHTLNEAGYEAYFVGGAVRDLLLDLPIHDVDIATSAYPAEVQALFPRHFDVGLDHGTIMVWFEGETYEITTFRTESTYQDYRRPDKVTFVQNLEEDLLRRDFTINALAMNPDHKIVDYFHGQKDLADKVIRAVGNPHDRFNEDGLRMMRGVRFASQLDFQIAPETLVAIAENAGILVHIAVERIAVEMNKLWIGVNWHKGLDYFLETDLIQYVPYLADYKAVFTDLLDYTSDQVQIPNENFAWALFFWRAFERNGKEDLAAIQQQVREFTKAWKMSNKAQKDILAYLDILIYRAQAAEWTLADLYGRDPDQLVLVEGFIEAQQAAGQKSFKAIFNQSKVQTVQDLFDQLPIHSLRDLAINGQDIVQEINPRNKRAIGQMLQFLEQAVVAQDVVNDRAALLAYLDTHHDQINEI, from the coding sequence ATGACTAATAGCCAAGAATTTACCAAAGCAGCACCTATTATTCATACCCTCAATGAGGCTGGCTACGAGGCTTACTTTGTGGGTGGGGCTGTGCGGGACTTGCTATTAGACTTGCCCATCCATGATGTAGATATTGCCACCTCTGCCTATCCAGCTGAAGTTCAAGCCTTGTTCCCGCGTCATTTTGATGTGGGCTTAGATCATGGGACGATTATGGTCTGGTTTGAAGGTGAAACCTATGAAATCACTACCTTTAGAACCGAATCGACCTATCAAGATTACCGTCGCCCGGACAAGGTAACCTTTGTTCAAAACTTAGAAGAAGACCTATTACGCCGTGACTTTACCATTAATGCCTTGGCCATGAATCCTGACCACAAGATAGTGGATTATTTCCATGGGCAAAAGGATTTAGCTGATAAAGTTATCCGGGCTGTGGGTAATCCACATGACCGGTTTAATGAAGATGGTCTCCGCATGATGCGAGGCGTTCGCTTTGCTAGTCAACTTGACTTTCAAATTGCGCCAGAAACCCTAGTAGCAATCGCTGAAAACGCTGGGATTTTAGTTCATATTGCAGTTGAACGAATTGCGGTTGAAATGAATAAACTGTGGATTGGTGTCAATTGGCACAAAGGATTAGACTATTTTCTTGAAACAGATTTAATTCAGTATGTACCCTATTTAGCGGATTACAAAGCTGTTTTCACAGATTTACTAGATTATACGAGTGACCAAGTCCAAATCCCAAATGAAAACTTTGCCTGGGCCTTATTCTTCTGGCGGGCCTTTGAACGAAATGGTAAGGAAGATTTGGCGGCCATTCAACAGCAAGTCCGCGAATTCACCAAGGCTTGGAAAATGTCTAACAAAGCCCAAAAGGATATCCTTGCTTACTTAGATATCTTGATTTACCGGGCCCAAGCAGCTGAATGGACCCTAGCTGATTTATACGGCCGTGACCCAGATCAACTTGTCTTAGTGGAAGGTTTTATCGAAGCACAGCAAGCAGCTGGTCAAAAAAGTTTTAAAGCTATTTTCAACCAGTCAAAAGTCCAAACTGTTCAGGACTTATTTGACCAACTACCGATTCACTCATTACGTGATTTAGCTATCAATGGTCAAGATATTGTTCAAGAAATCAATCCAAGAAATAAACGGGCTATCGGGCAAATGCTACAGTTTTTAGAGCAAGCTGTTGTGGCCCAAGATGTGGTGAATGACCGAGCGGCCTTATTGGCTTATCTAGATACCCATCATGATCAAATAAACGAAATTTAA
- a CDS encoding DnaD domain protein produces MQREYYTVLRNRILESYHRLNISNEEMMLLIHFLTFQQAGEDFPAISLIGRRMNVKDQQLYDMIQSLIERGFLSIPSYKNDQGKSVEYYSLDPLYQKITQLDEIDESERFKEAKATKEGEVFDMIQVEFGRQLSPIEYQKISDWFKKDGYDPDVVKEALKESVLNNAYSLNYMDRILLNWSKRKQTQANDSAGFSKQKAQNQDLPPVPVTKWLNK; encoded by the coding sequence ATGCAAAGAGAATACTATACAGTCCTACGCAACCGCATTTTAGAATCCTACCACCGGTTGAACATCTCAAATGAAGAAATGATGCTTTTAATCCACTTTCTAACTTTCCAACAAGCAGGGGAAGACTTTCCAGCTATTTCCCTGATTGGTCGGCGGATGAATGTAAAAGACCAACAACTTTATGACATGATTCAGTCTTTAATTGAACGAGGCTTTCTAAGTATTCCATCTTATAAGAATGACCAAGGCAAATCGGTGGAGTATTATTCCTTGGATCCTCTCTACCAGAAAATCACGCAATTGGATGAAATAGACGAAAGTGAACGATTTAAAGAAGCCAAAGCTACCAAAGAGGGCGAAGTGTTCGACATGATTCAAGTCGAATTTGGTCGTCAATTATCGCCAATTGAATATCAAAAGATTAGTGATTGGTTCAAGAAAGACGGTTATGACCCAGATGTTGTCAAGGAAGCCTTGAAGGAATCCGTCTTAAACAATGCCTATTCCTTGAATTATATGGACCGGATCTTATTAAACTGGTCTAAACGTAAACAAACCCAAGCGAATGATTCAGCAGGTTTCAGTAAACAAAAAGCGCAAAACCAAGACCTCCCACCGGTACCAGTCACCAAATGGTTAAATAAATAA
- the dapB gene encoding 4-hydroxy-tetrahydrodipicolinate reductase has protein sequence MRVLVTGFLGRMGSTAANMVINHEGFELVALANNDLNKQADRVAEWSDKAPIFESIQDAISQVDIDVAIDFTIPAAAYQNTKYYIEHDIHPVVGTTGFTDAEIEELTALSEAKKLGGLIAPNFAIGSVLMQVFSAKAAKYLPDVEITEIHHNQKLDAPSGTAEKTAKLIYEARGEHVSGHPDETESMLGARGADFHGIRIHSLRLPGYNSHQIVQFGGVGEALTIRQDSFDRNSYMPGVALAVEKVGELDGLIYGLEHLLDD, from the coding sequence ATGCGCGTATTAGTAACAGGATTTTTAGGTAGAATGGGTTCCACAGCCGCCAACATGGTCATTAACCATGAAGGATTTGAATTGGTGGCTTTAGCCAATAATGATTTAAACAAGCAAGCAGACCGAGTAGCTGAATGGTCAGATAAGGCGCCAATTTTTGAAAGCATTCAAGATGCGATTAGCCAAGTTGATATTGATGTAGCCATCGACTTTACGATTCCAGCTGCAGCTTATCAAAATACCAAATACTATATTGAACATGATATCCACCCAGTAGTTGGTACAACTGGTTTTACCGATGCAGAAATTGAAGAATTAACGGCTTTATCTGAAGCAAAAAAATTGGGTGGTTTAATTGCACCGAATTTCGCCATTGGGTCAGTATTGATGCAAGTCTTCTCAGCTAAGGCGGCTAAATATTTACCAGACGTTGAAATTACTGAAATTCATCATAATCAAAAATTGGATGCCCCAAGTGGTACGGCCGAAAAAACAGCTAAATTAATTTATGAAGCACGCGGCGAGCATGTTTCTGGACATCCAGATGAAACAGAATCAATGCTAGGCGCACGTGGCGCTGATTTCCACGGCATCCGCATCCATTCATTACGTTTGCCAGGCTACAACTCACACCAAATCGTACAATTCGGCGGTGTTGGGGAAGCCTTAACTATCCGTCAAGATTCATTCGACCGTAACTCATACATGCCCGGCGTAGCGTTGGCAGTTGAAAAAGTGGGCGAATTAGACGGTTTAATCTATGGTTTGGAGCACTTATTAGATGACTAA
- the nth gene encoding endonuclease III gives MQEGGLAVTKLPLKTKAETIAILDELDKLYPNPKTMLDYQTPFQLVIAVLMSAQTTDVAVNKVTPNLFAKYPDPDHMAEAELEDLESYIKTIGLYHNKAKNMKKTAIMIRDEFNGQVPKTREELIQLPGVGRKTANVVLSEAFGIPTIAVDTHVERVTKRMGIVDPDASVRQTEETLMAKIPQDRWRDAHHQFIYFGREYCTARNPKCVSDPRITFCECRKLK, from the coding sequence ATGCAAGAGGGAGGATTAGCCGTGACCAAATTACCTTTAAAAACAAAAGCAGAAACGATTGCTATACTGGATGAGTTAGATAAACTATACCCCAATCCAAAAACCATGTTGGATTATCAAACCCCATTCCAATTAGTGATAGCGGTTCTGATGTCCGCGCAAACGACTGATGTGGCGGTCAATAAAGTGACACCCAACTTATTTGCCAAGTACCCGGATCCAGACCATATGGCTGAAGCAGAATTAGAGGACCTTGAATCCTATATCAAAACAATTGGCCTCTACCATAACAAGGCCAAGAATATGAAGAAGACAGCAATCATGATTCGTGATGAATTCAATGGACAGGTACCCAAAACTCGGGAAGAACTGATTCAATTACCGGGTGTAGGTCGGAAAACAGCCAACGTCGTCTTAAGTGAAGCCTTTGGAATCCCAACAATCGCGGTCGATACCCACGTAGAACGGGTGACCAAACGGATGGGTATTGTCGACCCGGATGCTAGCGTTAGACAAACGGAAGAAACTTTGATGGCGAAAATCCCTCAAGACAGATGGCGGGATGCCCACCACCAGTTCATTTATTTTGGTCGAGAATACTGCACTGCCCGTAATCCTAAATGTGTATCTGACCCGAGGATTACTTTCTGTGAATGTCGAAAGCTCAAATAA
- a CDS encoding DUF5590 domain-containing protein: protein MKRKLFSILIAVMVIYLVGSTYIYANSQQMVASAEAETTKVAKDAGLTNITDFYVFNKDETYYTVMGENSEGRQVYFAYQPDTDYQKMGFVDEMVNEDNAFSLTRYEMPDVNVRTANLGIENDTFVWEVSFTDADGRLGYHYINATTGEWYETINDL from the coding sequence ATGAAACGCAAATTATTTTCCATTTTGATCGCCGTAATGGTGATTTATTTGGTAGGGTCCACCTATATTTACGCGAATTCGCAACAAATGGTGGCTAGTGCAGAAGCAGAAACGACGAAAGTCGCAAAGGATGCTGGCTTAACCAATATCACTGATTTTTATGTATTTAACAAAGATGAAACGTATTATACCGTTATGGGCGAAAACAGTGAAGGGCGCCAAGTTTATTTTGCCTACCAACCCGATACTGATTACCAGAAAATGGGCTTTGTAGATGAGATGGTTAACGAAGATAATGCCTTTTCACTGACAAGATACGAAATGCCTGATGTCAATGTAAGAACAGCCAACCTCGGTATCGAAAACGATACATTCGTGTGGGAAGTTTCATTCACAGATGCAGACGGCCGTCTCGGCTACCATTACATCAATGCAACAACTGGTGAATGGTACGAAACCATCAACGACTTATAG
- a CDS encoding pyridoxal phosphate-dependent aminotransferase, with amino-acid sequence MELANRIKKMQGSQTSAAAAKARALQAQGIDVISLAVGEPDFNTPDYILEQVKEDMSAGRGHHYTDSTGITPLKQAIIDYHAEYDKVNYTLDQVFIADGAKMVLYYTFQSLLNEGDEVLIPAPYWVSYVDQVKMADGVPVIFETLSSDNFRITPELLDQHVTDKTKLLVLNTPSNPTGAIMSEEDARAVAQYCLDHNILVVADEIYYRLVYNGHQAQSIAAISPEVKENTIVINGFSKAYAMTGWRLGYALADNKYVGAFAKLASQINSNPAGISQFAALAALTGPREEAVEAMRKEFENRLNAAYEEVLTIPGFRLDFKPQGAFYLFPDATETARLCGYESVTDLANAFIDEAHVVGVPGVAFGKADHIRFSYATNEETFAEAMKRIREFVQGKMAK; translated from the coding sequence ATGGAATTAGCAAATAGAATTAAAAAAATGCAGGGGTCACAAACATCAGCTGCTGCAGCTAAGGCTCGTGCACTACAAGCACAAGGAATTGACGTCATCTCACTAGCAGTAGGGGAACCAGATTTTAATACCCCAGACTATATCCTAGAACAAGTAAAAGAGGATATGTCTGCAGGGCGCGGTCACCATTACACCGATTCAACAGGGATTACACCTTTAAAGCAAGCCATCATTGACTATCATGCTGAATATGACAAGGTCAACTACACGTTAGATCAAGTCTTTATTGCCGATGGGGCGAAGATGGTCCTTTATTACACTTTCCAATCCCTATTAAACGAGGGGGACGAAGTCTTAATTCCAGCACCTTACTGGGTGAGCTACGTGGACCAAGTGAAGATGGCAGACGGGGTACCCGTGATTTTTGAAACATTATCAAGTGATAACTTTAGAATCACCCCAGAATTGTTAGACCAACATGTGACTGACAAAACAAAATTACTAGTCTTAAATACACCGTCAAACCCAACAGGGGCGATTATGAGTGAAGAAGACGCACGCGCAGTAGCCCAATACTGTTTAGACCACAACATCCTAGTGGTTGCCGATGAAATTTACTACCGTTTAGTCTACAACGGTCATCAAGCACAATCGATTGCAGCTATTTCACCGGAAGTTAAAGAAAATACAATCGTGATTAATGGTTTCTCAAAAGCCTATGCGATGACAGGTTGGCGTTTAGGCTATGCCTTAGCGGACAATAAATATGTTGGCGCTTTTGCTAAATTGGCTAGTCAAATCAACTCAAACCCGGCAGGTATCAGTCAATTTGCAGCCTTAGCTGCCTTAACTGGTCCTCGTGAAGAGGCCGTTGAAGCCATGCGTAAAGAATTTGAAAACCGCCTAAATGCGGCCTACGAAGAAGTATTAACGATTCCGGGCTTTAGGTTAGATTTCAAACCGCAAGGGGCATTTTACCTATTCCCAGATGCAACTGAAACTGCTAGATTATGTGGCTATGAATCAGTAACTGACTTAGCCAATGCCTTCATCGATGAAGCACATGTTGTTGGTGTGCCTGGTGTGGCCTTTGGAAAGGCAGACCATATTCGTTTTTCATACGCAACCAACGAAGAAACATTTGCAGAAGCAATGAAACGTATCCGTGAATTTGTTCAAGGGAAAATGGCTAAATAA